The window ACAACTTGCTATACAATGAAACTGAATTAATGCTCGCAAAAACAGTGCAAGACTTTGCACAAGACTATTTAGCTCCTATGGCTCCTATATTAGATGAACGTGAGGAATTCCCCATGGAAAGCTTTCATCGTCTTGCCAGTATGGGCTTACTAGGAATTACTATCGATGA of the SAR202 cluster bacterium genome contains:
- a CDS encoding acyl-CoA dehydrogenase family protein; translated protein: MDNLLYNETELMLAKTVQDFAQDYLAPMAPILDEREEFPMESFHRLASMGLLGITID